AATAAGCTTCTAAATCTCTACATTCAACTCTAAGATTTAGCGCCACTAATGTTAGTTAATTCCATACTTACAGAACTACACATCTACGAGCCCAAACAAAAGATGTTGAAAGAAATAGAAACCTTATTGCTGGAACGGTGGACGTCTAAGAAGCCATCGTGATAAACTTTGCGCCTCTGCTTGAGGTGCTTAGTATAGGTCACCTTCCATCGATTCATTTCTGCCATTGCctcagcttcttcttctctctcagtttctcaaatcaaaatcaaactcgCCGACCGAGATCATATCTTGCAATTACAACGAACGGAGTGGAATTTCGCCGAGGAATTTCTTCTGGCGGGAAACTCTCCATCGGACAAAAAATGACACTACTGAGCCGCGCTCTATGATTTCATATCGAGAAATTACGGCCTATTTTCTGATCTCGTTCAATAgcgattttgttttttattttttagatttttaaatttgtatttcttttcttcaatattttaaatatattttcgcactttaaaaaatatatttttaattttaactcaatttttaaaaagaaaaactatatttcaaaattattaatttttcctattttcaaaaataataaataaataaatcatataattatcaaacacaaaaattcTTCTTTCAGTGTTagtatattaataataaattgttgcagtaattataatatttaatttaaaatatttaaagacaTATTAGTTACATTAAATacaacagaaaaataaaatttctgtgtaagaaatgcattttaaacactgtgaggctgacatacgtaatgggtcaaaataaacaatatctactagctacACGTATATTTGATAcattgaatatatattaaaatttattctctaattttgacctaatttatttacggtcaaataagataaaatatatttctacatctctaaaatcatatttttctttcaaaattttgatttctagAATACAAAATGTTCGGGAGTTTTTTTATAGGCACGTTTCTCTCAAGTTATCTCTTGTATCCACTTCTCGACTTTCTTATTTCTTCAAACCGAGCCAAACCTTCGAGTTGTTGAAGTAGGTTGGACTAGGTTAGGTTGATCGTCTagagtgattttgaaaaagGGTCGTCGTTATTACTTACCGTTACTTACAAAGAATCCTAATTTTGTAacgaaaataaagaaatatggTCACTTCCCGAGAAGCACTCAAGTGTGATGGTCTTCCAATATAGTCACTTCCCTTCTTACTCTTTAGGAAACATAACGGGATCTTCGGTCTTTAACTCATCCATCTAACACGTTTGGATCAAATTTTTCTACGTCACTTGAATAAACCTTACCCGATCTCTCATATCACTAATATGCAACAATACTGGTCGACTCACGTTGTTTTCATACATAAGTTGGCCTTGCTGACTCACGTCGTACGAGTCGGCCCAACGCTCTAGGGTTCTGAGCACTCGAGGCCCTAGATCTTTACGatttttcaattcaactcATTTAACTAAAACCGCTGCTAAcgatatattttttcttatggtTAATTTTACACCTATCTCTCTAGTCGTCATTATTGGCAcactatttttaaatcttatttttttaatttttaaacttataaacttaattcttcgaattaattatttttttaattcttatatttaataaatataaaattaaaatttaaacaaatagatataaatttaatttaaaaaaataaatttgttagaaagaaagtaaattaaattaaaattttaaaaaactattaaatatttttcaatgttttaaagaaaatataattctttttcttgtctGTCATTTCTCCATcaacaaaaatgatttaataaatttagattttaattatgattaatttcttaccatttatttattaattccaTATTCAAAAAACAGTGACTTAACTTCCActttaaatatatgatatttattttggatatatatagatatataataatatcataataaaaatgttggtaaatatttcttcattttttggcATAACATTAAtgtttacttttaatttttaatttttttaaaaattatattttaaatattccaaaaagcaaaattacataaaaactTACTAAAAGTCATAAATTTACCAAATTTGAAACcttaaaatttccaaatttattgACAAGTCATCCAAAAACGTAAATTCCAAgcgcctttttttttttccttttttttttctcaaggaaaaaaaagaccaaaaaagaaaaaatacataatGACTTGAATGCCCCTAGTAAAAAAAAGCTAAACAAAaccatcattattattattattacttaatatttaagtaataataataacaattccgtatattaatgaaactcaTATAATTCCAAAAAATCATAagtaaaagtttatttattttttaattatgaattgggTTTCCGGTCGCCGGCCGCCGCCTTCCGATCACTTTTTGTGAGGTGGTGTCATCGTCCCTGAAACAGGGGAAGTTGCATCTCGGCCGTCGGTGGTCTTGTTCGACAGGGAGTCGCCCTTGATGACGACCTCGGAGAGGTGAATTTGGGCTTTTCTGTCAGCAATTTGGATCTGAGTAGATTTGTAAAAGGTGGCGTAAAGGATGAGCTGAACAAGAGACGATAGTGTTCCGAGGCTGTTGGGAATCTAAGAAAACCCCGATACGGTTAGTAATTTATGAAGTGTAGATAAACATTTTCGTCTATGTATTAATAGtaataactatttaaaaatttataaagataatgaaagagtattaataaaaaatttaaaataaaaataataattataagaacaaaatttatgaatatttttattatttaagcgtgttattgaattattaccACGATGAAGGGGTCGAAATTGATGCAAGCGTAAGCGGTCCAAATAATGCCGTTGGCAAGTGAAACAAAGGATAGAGTAAACGGCATATATTCCACGCTTTTTGTCTTAATCACCAGTTTCTGCATCACACGGGACAACAcgtattttaaacatttaattttttaaaattaagattataaatatatttttatttttttaagaaaaaatagaagaaattaTACTAACCATGACCGTCAATGGTGAAGCATACATCATGATGTTGAAGACCAAACAAACTGAACCAACAATGGTAGAGCGAAGAGTGTAGGTATGAGCCAGGGTGAGAACCAGGAGGGTCAAGAAAGCCACAAAGACGACCTCAGCTAGAACCACCAGGACCACTTTTACCCGCTCCTTTCTTCCATTACAGTAAACCAAGAAGAGGACTATGTACACGAGCTCGATGACGATACCAATGCCGTTGATCGTGATGACGAGCAGACTATTTGGGTGCACCATTGGCATCCCGTACAATGTCCACACTAGACAATTCATCAACGTTGCTAGATATGGCATTGGCGAGTACTGTTCCACCGATTTCTTCTTACATATTTTGATAAACGTTGGCCtgtaaatataattcaaataaacatgTAAATAATGAGAGAAATAGCTCGGAATTCTCGACATTCTCTCTCAAGATAGTGACTCTTTAAGCTCACAATTATGGAATCACATccccttttttgtttttttaacctaatgcTCGTTTGAGCTTCATGTGTTATAATACTACGTTAAAATATTATCGAGCTCTCTTTATCTTTCCAAAGGGTATTTCTCACTAACTTTTTCTCCTCAACCaaacacaattattttttaagaattgcattaaaaaaaaaaaaaaatctccaaaatacaaaaggaagaagaaagaaacccTATATTCAAAACACAAATCTTGTCCCTACTTATCAAATTTCTAGATCAAACTGGAAAACGAGAATTTATTTCTGGGTCAAACTCAAAATCGAGAATTTGCATTTGGATCAAACTCAAAAACTAGAATTTGCATCTGGGTCAAACccaaaaacaagaatttgtATCTTGGTCAaactcaaaaatgaaaatttatatctGGGTTCAACCCGAAAATGAGAGTTTATTTCTGGGTTGAATTCAAAATAGAGAATTTGCATCTGGGTCGAactaaaaaaccaaaatttgtaTCTGGGTCGAACTCAAAATCGAGAATTTGTATCTGGGTCGAACTCAAAATCGAGAATTTGTATCTAGATCAAACTCAAAAGCGAAAATTTATATCTGGGTTGAACTCGAAAACAAGAATTCGACCTAGGTCGAATccaaaaacaagaatttgtATCTGGGTCGAACCCAAAAACGAGAATTCAAGACAGGTAGCAAGCTAATACGATAGTAACGAAGCAAATACTTacaaaggagagagaaacaagaagaaagagataACATTTCCTGcaagaaaacacaaacaaaatgaaaagaaattagaatgaagaacagaaagaaCACAGAAATGAGTAAGAAACCACAAGGgtttatgaagaaaagaagaaaaagcaaaCCCACCACAGATTCCAAGCACGGTGCGAACAGCATCAGGAGAAACCATGTTTgttaagagaaaaaacagaaagctaaagagaaaagaaagggttTGGATAATGTTTGCTAAGAGAAAACAAGGGAGGTTCTATATATACAAGAAGGGACTGATTTGAATTGTAGGAAGAACAGTTGGTCACGAGCAAGTCATGTTCTAGCCAATGGAATTTCTACCCAACAAATGGACAAAGGTCAAAGGGACCCAAGAAAtaaggagagggagagataaTCGCCACTCTTTCATCTCCCTAATCCTAATTACCCATCTTAATCTCGGTTTAAACATGGAACAAATCGAGTGATTTCTTCTCGTTAGCTAAACCGAGTTTGAAATGAGAACCGTTCTCTGTCTCCGTCTTATAAACTTTCCACATATGTATAGTCTATACTACTGTATGTATCAGCCGTAACAAAAACAGAAACTTTATTCTATGGAtaaaggatatatatatataggatcAAGAGTGAGAGATTTCTTCTCGTTAGCTGAACGGAGTTACGAATGAGAATTATTCTTTGTCTCTGTCCTACTCCCAATTCCGACTTTGCTTAAATTATCGTTTCGTctaactttatatatataaacattctaataaatctaataatatttcaaaataataataataaaagaaatatattaaatatattaaaataattcagtATAATCtcgacaaaaataaatgaaaattttccgtagacatctttatttttaaactcttttttaatcaaattgaCAACAAATTACACTTCGCAAAATGCTAAGTCTACGAACGTTTTTTTAGTGCTATAACAATATATTACTTAAATAGTACGTGAACGATATATGTATtactttaatattaaaaaattaccttatatattaaactatatataaatttagtatATCTCATTGtaaatgtttgctgaatccaccacacctaaatggtggtgagagttcgcttataatcatttacagaatacagaacaaatatagtaaattacaaataatatagaaatagcaataaaatgaaagaataataaatgaatacaatatatttacttttaataaaatgacaaatatggtaacccgtaatgtaaggcaaatatgTAGATATTTGGCttgaacggtcaactatctTTAACACTAATAGaactctaaatttaaaaatacacataaatatgaaaaaatggaaatataacaaattttaaattattttaaaattttgtcgagagttaaaaataaataaataaataaatggcgTTTTTTTGCTTGGAGCAGATTTCGAGTAGCACCTACTAGCTGACTAACTCCTTTGGGTtgtgcaaaaaaaaattgaggttGGATGCAACAGTGTTTCAGAATCGAAGTTTTCTCAACTTCAAGCTGTCACATAACTGCTTTTATGTTAATTGCTAATAGTAAACGAATCCTGCCAGCTCGAGTCATCTAACCATGTCGATACCCACTTTCTCTCTTGACTTTTCTTCGGGTAGACTAAGACACTTTCTCTTATTACAGGACACTATCTTGTGAAAAGTCTGATCCTACAAGAGGAAATAGCATTTCTCGGACAATGAGATCTCTCGAGCAATTAGCCCTAAAATATATTCGAAAGTCTAGataccaaaattaattaaatgaggTTAATTaaagataagaattaaaatatttttttactttttggcATAACATTAAtgtttactttttaattttaaatattctaaaaGTCATAAATTTACCAAATTTGAACCCTTAAAAATTCCAAATATATTGACACGTCATCAAAACGCAAATTCAAAGcgcctttttttttccttgtgttttctcaaggaaaaaaaaagaccaaaaagaaaaggacatAATGACTTTAATGCCCTtccctaataaaaaaaaaagaaaaaaagaaaaaaaaaaaccaaccaaaaccatcattattattattacttaaaatttaagtaataataataacaattcgGTTTATTCATGAAACTCAGAATGCCCAAAATCATAACCAAAAcgtttctttttaattatgaattgggTTTAACGGATTTTCCGGTCACCGGCCGCCGCCGTCCGATCACTTTTTGTGAGGCGGCGTCGTCTGAGAAACAGGGGTAGTTGGATCTCCGCCGCTGGTGGCCTTGTTTGACAGGGAGCCGCCGTTGACGACAATCTCGGAGAGGCCAATTTGGGCTTTTCTATCGGCAATTTGGCGCTGAGTGGACTTGTAAAAGGCGGCGTAGAGGACGAGCTGCAAAACGGCCGATAATGTTCCGAGGCCGTTGGGAACCTGAGACAACGCCATTAATACAAGtcagtttcttttcttttttaaaaattattattaaaactttttaaaagttttaaaagaataaaatggttaatatttatttttaaaaatataattaaaattttaaaacattgaagaatattttaaaaaattataaacatttaagattttttttaaatggaagggtatttaatgaaactttttgggtattttttaaatatttttaaaataaaaataaaaggtaaaatttatgaatatttttattatttaagcgggttatttaattattaccaCAATGAAGGGGTCGAAATGGATGCTAGCATAAGATGTCCAAATAACGCCATTGGCAAATGAAGCTAAGGATAGAGTAAACGGCATATATTCCACGCTTTTTGTCTTAATCACCCGTTTCTGCATCACACGAGACAACCAcgtattttaaagttttaaaaattaagcttatatatatatatatatatattaaaggaaaaaagaagagggaaaTTATACTAACCATGACAGTCAATGGTGATGCATACATCATGATGTTAAAGACGAGACAAACGGAGCCAACAATGGTGGAGCGAAGAGTGTAGGTATGAGCGGTGGTGAGAACCAGGACGGTCAAGAGAGCCACAAAGATGATCTCAGCCAGCACCACTCCTAGCACTTGTAGCcgcttctttttttcattagtGTAAATCAAGAAGATGATTATGTACACAAGCTCGATCACGATACCGATGCCGTTGATCGTGATGACGAGCATACTATTTGGATGTACCATTGGTAACCCGTACAATGTCCACACTAGACAATTCATCAACGTTGCTAGATATGGCACTGGCGAGAACTGTCCCactgatttcttcttccatatttGGATAAACGTCGGCCTGTAAATACAATTGAATcgttaaaaaatcatataaacacGACATTAGTGAGAAATAACTCATTTCAACACCGATCTTTGAcattcatattaaataaaaaatttattttaaaaataagatcgAGCTCTCTTTTATCCTTTCAAACATGTAATTCTCGCTCACTTTTTCCTCAATTTCCTCATGTTTTTTCTAGGGAAAGTAGCATGCATAGGAAGGACAAACTTGAACAACCTTTTCCCTCAACAAAAtaccattcttttttaataattgtattaaaaaagatttccaaaatacaaaaggaagaagaaagaaacccTATATTCAAAACACACAAAATTTTGGCCAAAAATTTCTAGATCAAACCCACAAACGATAACAAAAATCTATTTCTGGGTCGAactcaaaaacaaaagtttGTATCTGGGTTAAATCCGAAAACGAGAATTTGTATCTGGGTCTAACTAAAAAACGAGAATTTGTATCTGGGTCAAACCCAAAAACGAGACTTTGTTTCTCGGTCAAACTCAAAAACGAAAATTTGATCTGGGTCGAACCCAAAACAAGAAGTTGTATTTGGGTTGAGCCAAAAAACGAAGATTTGTATCTGGGTCAAACTCAAAAACAAAGATTTGATCTgggttgaactaaaaaaagaagatttgtATCTGGGTCGAACTCAAAAACAAAGATTTGTATCTGGGTCGAACTCAAAAACGAGAATTAGTATCTGGGTCGAAcccaaaaacaagaacttgTATCTAGGTTGAACCAAAAAACGAAGATTTGTATCTGGGTCAAACCCAAAACCAAAAATTCGATCTAAACCGAACTCAAAAACGAGAATTCGAGATAGGTAGGTAGCTAGTAATGAAGCAAATACTTAcacaggagagagaaacaagaagaaagagatgacATTTCCTGcaagaaaacacaaacaaaatgaaaagaaattagaatgaagaacagaaagaaCACACAAATGAGTAAGAAACCACAAGGGTTCacgaagaaaacaagaaaaagaagacccACCACAGACTCCAAGCGCCGTACGAACAGCATCAGGAGAAACCATGGcgaaagaacaaaagaaacaacaaaagaaacaaagaacagaaAGCCAAAGAGACAAGAAGAGGGCTTTGGATAATGTTTGCAAGTGAGAGCGTGTGAGAGACTGCAAACAATGGAGTCTCTATATATAGAAGAAGGGACTCAAAGTGAGTTGTATGAAGAAGGGTTGGTCACGTGCAACTCATGTACTGCTCACTCCATTTTCTACCCAACAAATGGAAATAGACCATAAGGGACCCAATGAATAAGAAAAGACTAAGATAAGCTTCACTCTTTTCAGTTTCTACCCTATTTTCATCTCCCTTATCCAAATTATAATCCGGGTTCCGAACCAGAATTATTCTCTCTTCCCGTCCTACTCCCAATTCCAACCTCGCTCAAATTCCCATCTCGTCTAACTATACGTTCATCAATGAGAAATCCCTTCTCGTTAGCTAAACCGAGTCAGGAACGAGACTCATTCTCTATCTCTAACCTACTCCCAACTCCGATCTCGCTCAAATTCCCGTCTTTTTTATTACTGAATTTATTAGGGtatttgatgttttttaatatacatatattaaatatagtaaaaatgaagaaaaattctATATGGAGTATTTAGTTACTAAAAAGTCTCAAATTCAGGATTTTGAGAGAAACCAAATCAGAAAATTTTCACTATAATCcgtgcaaaaataaataaaattttcatgaggATAAACATTAAATCAGAAAACGAGGAAGGAGATAAGAAACGGTTTCTGGAGAAGTTCTCGCTCCGTCTCGTAGACATCTCTATTCTTAAACGTTTATTATTCAGGTCGATATCAaatttctcattaaaaaattaaccgATATAAGTACGTTTAATAGaactctaaattaaaaaataataataataatatcggTCAAacacataaaattgaaaatttaaggatgtATTATCATATTAGGTAAGAAATCCaatataactaaatttaaattattttaaaatattgtagagagagagagaggagaggagagagagagttgaaaaagagaaacaaatggCGTTTCTGCATGCAGAAGATTCCCAGTCAATTTAAGTCCAGCTTATCCGAAACCAGGTTCGAACATGGAAACTTGTTTATTTGTGGTCAAAGCCGTTTTattatctaataattatttttttttattttttattattattatctagtaattatttatttttatgttttttttttttttttttttttattgttttgggGGCAAAATTTAGACTTTATAGGTTCATGGGACGTAGCTAATCATTTCATAGATAATGTAAGGGTTAATGTGTCGGTTCTTCAGATCATAGAGATATATTTAATTGACATTCAAATTCATTGATTAGAGAATTATTTAGTGGATGTTGAGTTAGCTCGAAAGTCAATTCTCATACGAGCGTAAATAAAGCGAGCACGGCTAGTAGATGATCCACCACCCGTAGCACCTGCTAGTTGACTAATGGTGACTTAGAGTTGAAATTTTCTCAACTTCGAGCTGTCGCGTAACCGCTTTGAAGAATCATCTAGCCATGTCGGTACTCACTTTCTCTCTTGGCTTTTCGTTTGGGTAGAGTAAGGCACTTTCTCTTAGTACGGGATGTTATCTTGCGAAAAGTCTGATTCCGCTAGAGGACAGAGCATTTCTTGGATAATGAGGTCTCTTGTTTTCTCCGAACAGTAGGTAAACAAAACTCCCTTTCAATCAAGGATTTTATGCTTTTTCGGTGCTACGTAGCGTATGATTTGTGTCACAATCGCCTTTTTGTGGCACGGATTTAGCGATTGCGCGACACTCACTCTCAGCACTGAgtgagtttagggtttagggtttatgacAACATGCAAGCCTATCACGATCGACTGTGGATCATCTACTAGTCATGCTCGCTTCAGTTGTTTCTATTGATGGAGTAGCTAATTAATCACTTGAAGAGATGTTGGTTGATCTGCTACCTATGTCTTTGCTTCCCTTTATGCTAATACCTAATGTTTTTCTCTTGGCTTTGTAGGATCGTATCACTCTCTCAATGACGGGTCTATCGTTGCTGAAACTACTCGTTCTTGCCGAACTATAGGAGCTACAGAATCTTGCTCGGTCATTAATGGATCACATGCAGCACTAGCCTCCGCTAGCTTCATCTTGATTTTCAAGTAGGGTTTGCAAGAGAGCTGATATTGGTATTCGAGCTAAAACCCCGGTAAGAACTCTCGATAAAAATCACTCGAACAActagtaaaataataaaataataaaaatgtgcaaatctcataattttttttaattattaaataaaaaataattaaaaaatttagacgGTAGATCATAAATAGCGAGTGAAGTGGTCATGGAGTTGGCGCTTTATAATTCCTGAAAGCCATTAAACGGTGCGTTCTGATATTtagtattatattattatttattatggaaaaatacatttttagttgaaagattactcaatttcaaaaatattatattcttaccttaattttatttctatttaatttttaaatttcaaaatattaccgagttttaaatttaatttctatacgATCCTcgtatttcaaaatattttgcatTTTTCGTAAACTAATTTAATTGTGACTATTTTCATCgtcattaatttcaaaaattacgtacaaaaaataattatcgatattaaatattcgagggtaaaaatgtaaaattctaaaatttagagactaaatataaattaaattcaaattttagaaataaaaattgacaTAAATGACCTAAAGTCATAGATAAAAATGTAACATATGATAAGTCgcgatattaattaaaaatattacgACTAAATTTGTTCATTAATTGACacgttttgatgtttttttttttttttaatgcattgAACCAATTTCCTTTTACgtgtaatttaattacttttagtaaatatagtattaacccattaaataaattattaaaaatatttttttttattattatttgtgaaaataatttaattttatgtagaCACGTGGCGACGtacattataaaaaaacaatatttattttgtataaataaaaaaaattaatttgtaaaatataaaaaaaataaattgagaaatgACACATACTTTAATAACTCTATTGTAATATTTAGCAATAATAATGACATTTATATGCATAAACCA
The nucleotide sequence above comes from Cucurbita pepo subsp. pepo cultivar mu-cu-16 unplaced genomic scaffold, ASM280686v2 Cp4.1_scaffold000541, whole genome shotgun sequence. Encoded proteins:
- the LOC111785534 gene encoding bidirectional sugar transporter SWEET4-like, which gives rise to MVSPDAVRTVLGICGNVISFFLFLSPLPTFIKICKKKSVEQYSPMPYLATLMNCLVWTLYGMPMVHPNSLLVITINGIGIVIELVYIVLFLVYCNGRKERVKVVLVVLAEVVFVAFLTLLVLTLAHTYTLRSTIVGSVCLVFNIMMYASPLTVMKLVIKTKSVEYMPFTLSFVSLANGIIWTAYACINFDPFIVIPNSLGTLSSLVQLILYATFYKSTQIQIADRKAQIHLSEVVIKGDSLSNKTTDGRDATSPVSGTMTPPHKK
- the LOC111785537 gene encoding bidirectional sugar transporter SWEET4-like, giving the protein MVSPDAVRTALGVCGNVISFFLFLSPVPTFIQIWKKKSVGQFSPVPYLATLMNCLVWTLYGLPMVHPNSMLVITINGIGIVIELVYIIIFLIYTNEKKKRLQVLGVVLAEIIFVALLTVLVLTTAHTYTLRSTIVGSVCLVFNIMMYASPLTVMKRVIKTKSVEYMPFTLSLASFANGVIWTSYASIHFDPFIVVPNGLGTLSAVLQLVLYAAFYKSTQRQIADRKAQIGLSEIVVNGGSLSNKATSGGDPTTPVSQTTPPHKK